From the genome of Streptomyces sp. NBC_01142:
AGTACTACCTCGATACCGCTGGCGCCGTGTATCGCAATGAGGTCGCGGCCTTGGCGCACGAGGCCAACGAGCGAAGTGGTGGCAGGGTCGTGGACCGCCTTACGGGGATGTACGACCACATCTACGTCGACGAAATCCAAGATATGGCAGGGTACGACCTCGATCTACTGGACGCTCTGATGAAGTCGCCTGTCGGTCTCACGATGGTGGGTGACCCCCGACAGGCGACGTTCGCGACCAATACCGCCGCGAGGAACAGGCGGTACCGGGGAAGCGCCATCGTCGACTGGTTCAACGAGCGCGCGGACGTCTGCGTCATCGACAGCCGTGTGGAGAGTTTCCGCTGCAACCAGGCAATCTGCGACTTCGCAGACGACCTTTACCCGAAGCTGCCCCGCACCATCTCGAAGAACGCGGAACTGACAGGGCATGACGGCATCTTCGACATCCGAGGGTCGGACGTGCCGGGGTACGTAGCGCAGTACTCGCCGGTCGTATTGCGGTGGGACCGGCGTACCAAGACGGGCGATCTTGAGGCGATAAACATGGGTGCCTCGAAGGGCAGCACCTACGACCGGGTGCTCATCTTCCCGACGAAGCCCATGATCACCTACTACAAGAACCGCGACTTCAACGTCCTCAATGAGCAGGCGAAGTTCTACGTCGCAGTGACACGGGCGAGGCATAGCGTGACCTTCGTGCTGCCGTGAATAGGCTGGGTCGATCAGATCTGATGCAGCTGACCTCGCCTGACGAGTACGGTCCCGCTATGAGATACCAGGCTGTAGAGGGTGTCCAGGCGGTTCCGTGACAGTCCCCGGCAGACCCATCATGTGGAGTGCCTCGCGATCTCTGAATCGGCAGCTAAGGGCTCCTGAAATGCGGTTTTGCTCGTGCGCATTATGTTCGGTGTGGGCGTTACGGGCGATATCTTGACGCTGAAATGGCGCTCGTGACGCTCATTTTAAGCTCGTTCTGATTGGACGTCAGGTGTTTGGTTGTGCTGGCCAGGCGCACTATTGCCTACATGAGTGTGGCCGGGCGTTGAGCAGGGTCATTGCATGATCGAGATCTGTCTGGGTTCGTCATGTGAGGCCGAGGGTTCGTAGGGGCCGGTGGTAGTCGCGGCCGGTGTGGCGGAGGGCGGCGGCGATGTTGGTCTGGCCGTCCTGGCGGAAGACGCTGATGGCGAGGTTGCGCAGGGATGCCATGGCGCGGGGCAGGGTGCCGGTGCGGACCTTGGAGGCGTCCTCGCGGAACGTGCGGTCCCGCACGTGGTGCAGGAGGTTCTCGATTCCCCAGTGACCTCTGATCCAGGTGGCGAGCTCGGCACAGGTGGCGTCGAAGACGCTCAGGCTGGTGATCAGGTAGACGCGTTCGATGGTCAGCTTCCCGGTGCTCAAGTCGCGTCGCCTCCGGACGACTTGGATCGCCTGGCGGGCGCCGGGGTAGTCGAGGTGGCTGAACGCGGCGACCTTGAGCCGGCGGATCTCGTCGCGGTGATGGGCATGGTCGCGAGTGCGGTGCCCGAGCGGCATGTCCCGCCAGGGCAGCTTCCTGACCTGGGCATACAGGCCCGGATGGTTCTTCTTCACGACGGCCACGTAGTGCGCGCCGCGGCTGGTCAGATAAGCCCCGTGGTCGTACTGGGTGTGCAGTGCGTCGGCGGTCACCACCGTGTTCTCCAGCTCGAGACCGTCCAGCAACGGCGCGAAGGAGGGGATCTCGTTGCTCTTCGAAGCGACCTGCCGCTGGGCCACGACCACGCCGTGGTGGTCCATCGCCGCCAGCAGCTGGATCGCCGCGGCCGTGGCGGTTCGCGATCCGCGGACCACCTTGCCGTCGACCGCGATCACCCGTCGCACCGGCCCTCCCTCCGCCTCCGGCTCGACCGGAGGCGGCCTTCTGGCCTGCAGATACGCGCTGATCGCCGCGTCCAGCGCGTCACCGTCCACACGCTGCAGCAGGCGGCGCACGGTTGCGGCGTGCGGCACCGGCCGCAGACCGGTAAGTGGATCGGCAGCGAAACCGAGGACGCCCAGCACATGCTGCGGGGCATCCGTGATCCACTCGCTGATCGCGATGAGCGAGCGAGCCCCGGTCAGCACCGCCGAGACGGCTGCGCACAGCAACGCGAGGGCCGGATACCGCAGTCCTCGCGCATCGCGGGGATCGGTGACCAGGATCAGGAAACGCCGCAGGTCAGCGACATCGCTTGAGGTGAAGGGACCAGTCGGGGAGCCCAGTTGCTCCAGTGCGGAAGGGATGGGCGATGATGTTCGGGCAGGCACGGTCTCGCTCGGTTCTCATGGGTCTCGACAACCACATGATCACCGGCACCGTGCCTGCTCTGCTCTCCCGAGCCCCTTGCTGCACAACAGACATGACGCCACGTCACTCACGAGACCGGCGAACCGGACCAATCTCAATCACGCAATGCCCCTGGGGCGTTGAGGGGCTCCTGACGCTAAGCGGTGGCCCTG
Proteins encoded in this window:
- a CDS encoding UvrD-helicase domain-containing protein codes for the protein MRSLNNQAIIAAAGSRKTQHIIDRVLGDPTKRVLVTTYTNENLSQIVNRLSEGTGILPSHVTVMGWFTFLMNQCARPYQSCVLGETGLMCGLNFLGQRARFTRKDKPKQYYLDTAGAVYRNEVAALAHEANERSGGRVVDRLTGMYDHIYVDEIQDMAGYDLDLLDALMKSPVGLTMVGDPRQATFATNTAARNRRYRGSAIVDWFNERADVCVIDSRVESFRCNQAICDFADDLYPKLPRTISKNAELTGHDGIFDIRGSDVPGYVAQYSPVVLRWDRRTKTGDLEAINMGASKGSTYDRVLIFPTKPMITYYKNRDFNVLNEQAKFYVAVTRARHSVTFVLP
- a CDS encoding ISAs1 family transposase — its product is MPARTSSPIPSALEQLGSPTGPFTSSDVADLRRFLILVTDPRDARGLRYPALALLCAAVSAVLTGARSLIAISEWITDAPQHVLGVLGFAADPLTGLRPVPHAATVRRLLQRVDGDALDAAISAYLQARRPPPVEPEAEGGPVRRVIAVDGKVVRGSRTATAAAIQLLAAMDHHGVVVAQRQVASKSNEIPSFAPLLDGLELENTVVTADALHTQYDHGAYLTSRGAHYVAVVKKNHPGLYAQVRKLPWRDMPLGHRTRDHAHHRDEIRRLKVAAFSHLDYPGARQAIQVVRRRRDLSTGKLTIERVYLITSLSVFDATCAELATWIRGHWGIENLLHHVRDRTFREDASKVRTGTLPRAMASLRNLAISVFRQDGQTNIAAALRHTGRDYHRPLRTLGLT